The Oryza glaberrima chromosome 9, OglaRS2, whole genome shotgun sequence genome includes a window with the following:
- the LOC127785367 gene encoding probable inactive receptor kinase At2g26730: MEKSKVVVFAGRVLAIVALLLACCCMAAAAQGGEGARVRESLIGFLTELAGGDKERARGIGWDASVEPCDGNRTVWPGVGCNGAAAGDGRITAIVLERKGLDGTINAASLCAAAPALRVLSLEGNALRGDLPAAISGCARLTHIYVGDNRLSGSLPPSLAELASLHVLNVSRNSFSGEIPAELSKLGLVRFCGNDNRFNGAIPEFELSRFEHFSVANNNLTGPIPDDAGDFGRDSFSGNSDGLCGRPDFPPCPPPPSSGENDGKRRRRARTIVMCLGYVLLGAGVAAFVLYMMCSKRRRRPSGVGGKTAATTETSSSVTPGKSAYSLPMSEERMNATAAAVARATPASLVVLQRSGTAASTVMTLNTAAAAAAEAARKLRFEDLLRSPAELLGRGRFGSAYKVVVPGGAALAVKRVKDAAGAEEEEEFRRRMERVGKARHPAVLPPLAFYCAMQEKLVVYEFLGHGSLAKLLHGSIESSQVALDWPARLHIASKVADGMAFMHGALRGGDGDGDGANANLSFSSSYEEDEAGGAIAHGNLKASNILFTATMEPCISEYGVTAPPPPSSAPAAALRADVRAYGVLLLELLTGKATAADGAELARWVTAVIREEWTAEVFDRAMLSSAGAGGDTVASEQRMVRLLQVAMRCIDDASSPSPPPTMREVAGMVNAIREEDDMSLSSEA, translated from the exons ATGGAGAAGAGTAAGGTCGTCGTCTTTGCCGGTCGGGTGCTCGCGATAGTAGCGTTGCTGCTGGCGTGCTgctgcatggcggcggcggcgcagggcgggGAGGGGGCTAGGGTGAGGGAGTCGCTCATCGGATTCCTgaccgagctcgccggcggcgacaaggAGAGAGCGCGCGGCATCGGGTGGGACGCGTCGGTCGAACCGTGCGACGGCAACCGGACGGTGTGGCCCGGCGTCGGCTgcaacggcgccgccgccggcgatggccggaTCACGGCCATCGTGCTGGAGCGCAAGGGGCTGGACGGCACCATCAACGCGGCGTcgctctgcgccgccgcgcccgcgctccGCGTGCTGAGCCTGGAGGGCAACGCGCTGCGCGGCGACCTCCCCGCGGCCATCTCCGGCTGCGCCAGGCTGACGCACATCTACGTCGGCGACAACCGCCTCTCCGGCAGCCtcccgccgtcgctcgccgagctcgccagCCTCCACGTGCTCAACGTCTCCAGGAACAGCTTCTCCGGCGAGATCCCCGCCGAGCTCAGCAAGCTCGGCCTCGTGAGATTCTGCGGCAACGACAACCGTTTCAACGGCGCCATCCCGGAGTTCGAGCTGTCCAGGTTCGAGCACTTCAGCGTCGCGAACAACAACCTCACCGGCCCGATccccgacgacgccggcgacttCGGCCGCGACAGCTTCTCCGGCAACTCGGACGGCCTGTGCGGCCGGCCGGACTTCCCGCCGTGCCCGCccccgccgagctccggcgagAACGatgggaagaggaggaggagggcgcggacGATCGTCATGTGCCTCGGCTacgtcctcctcggcgccggcgtggcggcCTTCGTCTTGTACATGATGTGCTCCAAGAGGCGGAGGAGACcaagcggcgtcggcggcaagacggcggcgacgacggagacaTCATCGTCGGTGACCCCAGGGAAGTCGGCATACTCCCTCCCGATGTCGGAGGAGCGGATgaacgccacggcggcggcggtggcgcgcgcgacgccggcgtcgctgGTGGTGCTGCAACGATCGggcacggcggcgtcgacggtgaTGACACTGAacactgcggcggcggcggcggcggaggcggcgaggaagctGCGGTTCGAGGACCTGCTCAGGTCGCCGGCGGAGCTGCTGGGGCGCGGCAGGTTCGGGAGCGCGTACAAGGTGGTGgtgcccggcggcgccgcgctggcggtgaagcgggtgaaggacgcggcgggggcggaggaggaggaggagttccggCGGCGGATGGAGCGCGTCGGGAAGGCGAGGCACCCGgccgtgctgccgccgctggCGTTCTACTGCGCCATGCAGGAGAAGCTGGTGGTGTACGAGTTCCTCGGCCATGGCAGCCTCGCCAAGCTTCTCCATG GTTCTATAGAGAGCAGCCAGGTCGCCCTGGACTGGCCGGCGCGCCTCCACATCGCCTCCAAGGTCGCCGACGGCATGGCGTTCATGCACGGCGCCCTgcgcggaggcgacggcgacggcgacggcgcgaacGCGAACTTGTCGTTCTCATCCTCctacgaggaggacgaggccggcggcgccatcgcTCACGGCAACCTCAAGGCCTCCAACATCCTCTTCACGGCCACCATGGAGCCCTGCATCAGCGAGTACGGcgtcaccgcgccgccgccgccgtcgtcggcgccagcggcggcgcttCGCGCCGACGTGCGCGCGTACGgcgtgctgctgctggagcTGCTCACGGGGAAGGCCACGGCAGCGGACGGCGCCGAGCTGGCGCGGTGGGTGACGGCCGTCATCCGGGAGGAGTGGACAGCCGAGGTGTTCGACCGCGCGATgctctcctccgccggcgccggcggcgacaccgtCGCCAGCGAGCAGCGGATGGTGCGCCTGCTGCAGGTCGCCATGAGATGCATCGACgacgcctcctcgccgtcgccgccgcccaccatgAGGGAGGTCGCTGGCATGGTGAACGCCATCCGCGAGGAAGACGACATGTCGCTCTCCTCGGAGGCATGA
- the LOC127784268 gene encoding probable alpha,alpha-trehalose-phosphate synthase [UDP-forming] 10, with amino-acid sequence MVSKSYTNLLDMSGEDVFDFQQPFRSLPRFVTSPSITSNPDWDTSNADDSVGPASCCVRKIIVSNFLPLNCTKDEATGQWSFSMDDNQLLVQLKDGFPMESEVVYVGSLNAEVDPGEQDQLSQKLFREYKCIPTFLPADLQQQFYHGFCKQQLWPLFHYMLPICLDKGELFDRSLFQAYVRANKIFGDKVMEAINSDDDCVWVHDYHLMLLPTFLRKKLHRIKIGFFLHSPFPSSEIYRTLPVRDEILKSLLNADLIGFQTFDYARHFLSCCSRLLGLNYESKRGHIGIEYFGRTVSLKILAVGVHVGRLESVLRLPATISKVQEIEQRYKGKMVMLGVDDMDIFKGISLKLLGLEFLLERTPKLRGKVVLVQIINPARSTGKDVEEAINEAVSVAERINIKYGSAEYKPVILIDYPIPSYEKIAYYAASDCCIVNAVRDGMNLIPYEYTVCRQGNEEIDKLRGVDKSSHHTSTLIVSEFVGCSPSLSGAFRVNPWSIEDVADALYKAMDLTQSERKLRHDKHYRYVKTHDVAYWARSFSQDLDRACKDHYSRRCWTTGFGLNFRVIALSPGFRRLSLEHFASSYKKTNRRLIFMDYDGTLVPQSSVNKVPSAEVISILTSLCNDPKNCVFIVSGRDRTTLSEWFASCDKLGIAAEHGYFIRWNKEGEWETSSSAQDCEWKNIAEPIMEVYKETTDGSSIETKESGLVWHYQDADHDFGSCQAKELVSHLERVLANEPVVVKRGHQIVEVKPQGVSKGIAVDTVIRMLINNENAPDFLMCIGNDRSDEDMFESINEAVSRSVFPTAPDVFACSVGQKASKAKYYVDGCSEVIRLLKGVTAITPRREVISQSQVTFRDILEVVS; translated from the exons ATGGTTTCAAAGTCATATACAAATCTTCTAGATATGAGTGGTGAAGATGTGTTTGACTTTCAGCAACCATTTAGATCGCTTCCTCGTTTTGTGACTTCCCCAAGCATCACATCTAATCCTGATTGGGATACAAGTAATGCTGATGATTCAGTTGGTCCTGCATCTTGCTGTGTAAGGAAAATAATCGTCTCCAACTTTCTTCCACTAAACTGTACCAAAGATGAAGCTACTGGACAGTGGTCCTTCTCAATGGATGACAATCAACTTCTTGTTCAACTTAAAGATGGATTTCCAATGGAGAGCGAAGTTGTTTATGTGGGTAGCTTGAACGCTGAAGTTGATCCTGGTGAGCAAGATCAACTTTCACAGAAACTTTTCAGAGAATACAAATGCATACCTACTTTCCTCCCAGCTGACCTCCAGCAGCAGTTCTATCATGGATTCTGTAAACAACAATTATGGCCACTTTTCCATTATATGCTTCCTATTTGCCTCGACAAAGGCGAGCTCTTTGACCGCTCTCTATTTCAAGCCTATGTTCGGGCAAACAAAATATTTGGTGACAAAGTTATGGAGGCCATCAATTCAGATGATGACTGTGTGTGGGTTCATGATTATCACCTCATGCTTCTCCCAacctttttaagaaaaaagctTCATCGCATCAAAATTGGTTTCTTCCTTCACAGTCCATTTCCCTCCTCTGAAATCTATAGGACACTGCCAGTAAGAGATGAAATTTTGAAGTCTCTTCTGAATGCTGATCTCATTGGCTTTCAAACATTTGACTATGCCCGCCACTTCCTTTCATGTTGCAGCAGATTGTTAGGCCTTAATTACGAGTCAAAACGTGGTCACATCGGTATAGAGTACTTTGGCCGTACGGTGAGCCTCAAGATCCTTGCTGTGGGTGTACATGTTGGTCGTCTTGAGTCTGTGTTGAGGCTGCCTGCCACAATTAGCAAGGTTCAAGAAATTGAGCAAAGATATAAGGGTAAGATGGTGATGTTGGGTGTAGATGATATGGATATCTTCAAAGGGATCAGTCTAAAATTGCTTGGCTTGGAATTTCTTTTGGAGAGAACTCCAAAGCTAAGAGGGAAGGTTGTCCTTGTGCAGATTATAAATCCTGCAAGAAGCACTGGAAAAGATGTGGAGGAAGCAATAAATGAAGCCGTCTCTGTAGCTGAAAGGATAAACATTAAGTATGGTTCTGCTGAGTACAAGCCTGTCATCCTTATCGACTACCCCATACCTTCTTATGAGAAGATTGCATACTATGCTGCATCTGATTGCTGTATTGTAAATGCTGTGAGGGATGGGATGAACTTGATACCGTATGAGTATACTGTCTGCAGGCAGGGAAATGAGGAGATTGATAAGCTCAGAGGTGTTGATAAGAGCTCACATCACACAAGCACACTAATTGTGTCCGAGTTTGTTGGTTGCTCCCCATCACTTAGTGGTGCTTTCAGGGTAAATCCTTGGAGTATTGAAGATGTAGCTGATGCATTATATAAAGCAATGGATTTGACTCAATCAGAGAGGAAATTGCGTCATGATAAGCATTATCGCTACGTCAAAACTCATGACGTTGCTTACTGGGCGCGCAGTTTTTCCCAAGATCTAGATAGAGCGTGCAAGGATCACTATAGCCGAAGGTGTTGGACCACTGGGTTTGGTTTGAATTTTAGAGTCATTGCTCTTTCTCCTGGATTTAGAAGGCTATCTTTGGAACACTTTGCTTCTTCTTATAAGAAGACTAATAGAAGGCTGATATTTATGGATTATGATGGCACCCTTGTCCCCCAGTCATCAGTCAACAAAGTTCCAAGTGCAGAAGTCATTTCTATCCTTACAAGCTTATGCAATGATCCAAAGAACTGTGTGTTCATAGTCAGCGGAAGAGATCGTACTACCCTAAGTGAGTGGTTTGCTTCATGTGATAAGCTTGGTATTGCAGCTGAACATGGCTATTTTATCAG GTGGAACAAAGAAGGTGAATGGGAAACAAGCTCCTCAGCTCAAGATTGTGAATGGAAGAACATCGCCGAGCCTATCATGGAAGTATACAAGGAAACAACCGATGGGTCTTCCATAGAGACAAAGGAGAGTGGGCTAGTTTGGCATTATCAGGATGCAGATCATGACTTCGGTTCATGCCAGGCGAAGGAGCTAGTGAGTCATCTTGAGAGGGTGCTGGCAAATGAACCTGTTGTGGTTAAACGTGGTCATcaaatcgtagaagttaagccCCAG GGTGTTAGCAAGGGGATTGCTGTGGACACAGTCATTCGGATGCTAATCAACAACGAAAACGCACCGGATTTTCTGATGTGCATTGGTAATGATCGATCGGACGAGGACATGTTTGAGAGCATCAATGAAGCCGTCTCACGTTCTGTGTTTCCTACTGCTCCGGATGTCTTTGCCTGCTCTGTTGGCCAGAAGGCTAGCAAAGCGAAGTACTATGTGGATGGGTGCAGTGAGGTGATCAGATTACTCAAGGGTGTAACCGCCATTACACCCCGAAGGGAGGTGATCAGCCAGAGTCAAGTAACATTCAGGGATATACTTGAGGTTGTCAGCTGA
- the LOC127784269 gene encoding RING-H2 finger protein ATL46-like, producing the protein MAGRFLLGGREIVRTGDDGPLDDGPAVAPAAGSSAPATSAAAAARVTPAVLFITVVLAVVLLASGLLHVLRRLFLKSHRANASAEAVERQLQQLFSLHEDGSGGAGPGLDQAAIDALPAFTYAELLAGAAAPNGGGGNGKRQFDCAVCLCEFDGGDRLRLLPLCGHAFHAACIDTWLRSSSTCPLCRAALSARALAALAAAAADTPAAAQHRQPDVEDQKLDHHHPPPPSDEPATSFVLSVRLGRFKNTQRSDGDADASGGGSRCIDARRCYSMGSYQYVLADDNLLISVHWRPGDGISAATAAAAAGANVATARTGIKQGGGGGGGGGKKVFGRGDSFSMSKIWQWRGGDRRLPVLHSDASPPADDGLPWATAAAASTRTSQESDT; encoded by the coding sequence ATGGCGGGAAGGTTTCTTCTCGGCGGCCGGGAGATCGTCAGGACGGGGGATGATGGCCCGTTGGATGATGGTCCGgccgtggcgccggcggcggggtcgtcggcgccggcgacgtctgcggcggcggcggcgagggtgacgCCGGCGGTGCTGTTCATCACGGTGGTGCTGGCGGTGGTGCTGCTGGCGTCGGGGCTGCTGCACGTGCTGCGGCGGCTGTTCCTCAAGAGCCACCGCGCCAACGCCAGCGCCGAGGCGGTGGAGCGCCAGCTGCAGCAGCTCTTCAGCCTCCACGAGgacggctccggcggcgcggGGCCGGGGCTCGATCAGGCCGCCATCGACGCGCTGCCGGCGTTCACCTACGCCGagctgctcgccggcgccgccgcgcccaatggcggcggcgggaacgggAAGAGGCAGTTCGACTGCGCCGTCTGCCTCTGCGAattcgacggcggcgaccgcctccgcctcctcccgctctgCGGCCACGCCTTCCACGCCGCCTGCATCGACACCTGGCTCCGCTCCAGCTCCACCTGCCCGCTCTGCCGCGCCGCGCtctccgcccgcgccctcgccgccctcgccgccgccgccgcggacacccccgccgccgcgcaacaCCGCCAGCCCGACGTCGAGGACCAGAAGCtggaccaccaccacccgccgccgccgtccgacgAGCCCGCGACCAGCTTCGTGCTCTCCGTCAGGCTCGGCCGGTTCAAGAACACGCagcgcagcgacggcgacgccgacgcgagcggcggcggcagccgctgcATCGACGCGCGGCGGTGCTACTCCATGGGCTCGTACCAGTACGTGCTCGCCGACGACAACTTGCTGATCTCCGTGCACTGGCGCCCCGGCGATGGCAttagcgccgccaccgccgccgccgccgcgggcgccaaTGTCGCCACGGCGCGCACTGGCATtaagcagggcggcggcggcggcggcggcggcggcaagaaggTGTTCGGCCGAGGCGACAGCTTCTCGATGTCCAAGATCTGGcagtggcgcggcggcgacaggaggcTCCCAGTCCTCCACTccgacgcctcgccgccggcggacgacggcttgccgtgggcgacggcggcggcggcgagcacgcgaACGAGTCAAGAAAGCGACACCTGA